Proteins from one Gossypium raimondii isolate GPD5lz chromosome 8, ASM2569854v1, whole genome shotgun sequence genomic window:
- the LOC105791132 gene encoding mitochondrial carrier protein MTM1 isoform X10: MKMAETERRTKNQWLSSEPSSTVEINGHDLFIAEPMITHINGSEFCAPQRQKDNNACNLNLGIGEKTFSAAGAAFLSAIIVNPLDVVKTRLQAQAAGVPYSHPLSNLIGQMAYFGPNTMFADLRCSPSCTRAGVHGTVAICPPDCFQYKGTLDVFNKIIRQVGVAITLRNVLQEGFSRLWRGTNAGLALAVPTVGIYLPCYDIFRNWMEGLAAEHIPIVTPYVPLVAGSSARSIACATCYPIELARTRMQAVKDTQIQKKPPGVFSTLLGVLSNVKGTNPQNSCYRVLWTGMGAQLARDVPFSGICWSTLEPIKGPTNAFQTKWDHSGVC, translated from the exons atgaaGATGGCTGAAACGGAGCGACGGACAAAGAATCAGTGGCTGAGTTCTGAACCATCTTCAACAGTCGAAATCAACGGTCACGATTTGTTCATCGCGGAACCAATGATAACCCATATTAATGGGAGTGAATTCTGTGCTCCTCAGCGTCAAAAAGATAACAATGCGTGCAATTTGAATCTAGGGATAGGAGAGAAGACTTTCTCTGCTGCCGGTGCCGCCTTTTTATCCGCCATTATCGTTAATCCTCTCGATGTTGTCAAG ACAAGGTTGCAAGCTCAAGCTGCCGGAGTACCTTATTCGCATCCACTAAGTAATCTTATTGGTCAAATGGCATATTTTGGACCGAACACG ATGTTTGCGGATTTAAGATGCTCACCATCATGCACACGTGCTGGAGTCCATGGTACAGTAGCAATTTGTCCTCCTGATTGTTTTCAATACAAAGGAACATTAGATGTCTTCAACAAGATAATTCGCCAGGTTGGTGTTGCAATAACCTTAA GAAATGTTCTGCAGGAGGGATTTTCTAGGTTGTGGAGAGGGACTAATGCAGGCCTGGCCTTGGCTGTACCAACT GTGGGAATCTATTTACCTTGCTATGATATATTCCGCAACTGGATGGAGGGGCTTGCAGCAGAACATATACCTATTGTGACTCCCTATGTTCCTTTGGTTGCTGGTTCATCGGCAAGATCAATAGCCTGCGCAACATGCTACCCTATTGAGCTTGCTAGAACACGCATGCAG GCAGTTAAGGACACTCAAATCCAAAAGAAGCCTCCTGGAGTTTTTAGTACCCTTCTTGGAGTCCTCTCCAATGTAAAGGGCACAAACCCTCAGAACAGTT GTTATCGTGTCTTATGGACTGGCATGGGAGCACAGCTTGCTCGTGATGTTCCTTTCTCTGGAATTTGTTGGTCAACCCTTGAACCT atcaaaggcccgacaaatgcattccaaactaaatgggaccattcaggagtttgttag
- the LOC105791132 gene encoding mitochondrial carrier protein MTM1 isoform X6 — translation MKMAETERRTKNQWLSSEPSSTVEINGHDLFIAEPMITHINGSEFCAPQRQKDNNACNLNLGIGEKTFSAAGAAFLSAIIVNPLDVVKTRLQAQAAGVPYSHPLSNLIGQMAYFGPNTMFADLRCSPSCTRAGVHGTVAICPPDCFQYKGTLDVFNKIIRQVGVAITLRNVLQEGFSRLWRGTNAGLALAVPTVGIYLPCYDIFRNWMEGLAAEHIPIVTPYVPLVAGSSARSIACATCYPIELARTRMQAVKDTQIQKKPPGVFSTLLGVLSNVKGTNPQNSSLGYRVLWTGMGAQLARDVPFSGICWSTLEPVSFHLLELETPMVIYFLPATSNITYQRPDKCIPN, via the exons atgaaGATGGCTGAAACGGAGCGACGGACAAAGAATCAGTGGCTGAGTTCTGAACCATCTTCAACAGTCGAAATCAACGGTCACGATTTGTTCATCGCGGAACCAATGATAACCCATATTAATGGGAGTGAATTCTGTGCTCCTCAGCGTCAAAAAGATAACAATGCGTGCAATTTGAATCTAGGGATAGGAGAGAAGACTTTCTCTGCTGCCGGTGCCGCCTTTTTATCCGCCATTATCGTTAATCCTCTCGATGTTGTCAAG ACAAGGTTGCAAGCTCAAGCTGCCGGAGTACCTTATTCGCATCCACTAAGTAATCTTATTGGTCAAATGGCATATTTTGGACCGAACACG ATGTTTGCGGATTTAAGATGCTCACCATCATGCACACGTGCTGGAGTCCATGGTACAGTAGCAATTTGTCCTCCTGATTGTTTTCAATACAAAGGAACATTAGATGTCTTCAACAAGATAATTCGCCAGGTTGGTGTTGCAATAACCTTAA GAAATGTTCTGCAGGAGGGATTTTCTAGGTTGTGGAGAGGGACTAATGCAGGCCTGGCCTTGGCTGTACCAACT GTGGGAATCTATTTACCTTGCTATGATATATTCCGCAACTGGATGGAGGGGCTTGCAGCAGAACATATACCTATTGTGACTCCCTATGTTCCTTTGGTTGCTGGTTCATCGGCAAGATCAATAGCCTGCGCAACATGCTACCCTATTGAGCTTGCTAGAACACGCATGCAG GCAGTTAAGGACACTCAAATCCAAAAGAAGCCTCCTGGAGTTTTTAGTACCCTTCTTGGAGTCCTCTCCAATGTAAAGGGCACAAACCCTCAGAACAGTT CTCTAGGTTATCGTGTCTTATGGACTGGCATGGGAGCACAGCTTGCTCGTGATGTTCCTTTCTCTGGAATTTGTTGGTCAACCCTTGAACCTGTGAGTTTCCATTTGTTAGAACTTGAAACTCCTATGGTCATCTACTTCCTTCCTGCCACAAGTAACATAACTT atcaaaggcccgacaaatgcattccaaactaa
- the LOC105791132 gene encoding mitochondrial carrier protein MTM1 isoform X4, with translation MKMAETERRTKNQWLSSEPSSTVEINGHDLFIAEPMITHINGSEFCAPQRQKDNNACNLNLGIGEKTFSAAGAAFLSAIIVNPLDVVKTRLQAQAAGVPYSHPLSNLIGQMAYFGPNTMFADLRCSPSCTRAGVHGTVAICPPDCFQYKGTLDVFNKIIRQVGVAITLRNVLQEGFSRLWRGTNAGLALAVPTVGIYLPCYDIFRNWMEGLAAEHIPIVTPYVPLVAGSSARSIACATCYPIELARTRMQAVKDTQIQKKPPGVFSTLLGVLSNVKGTNPQNSSLGYRVLWTGMGAQLARDVPFSGICWSTLEPARQMHSKLNGTIQEFVSKALDAYMKERENQDFKY, from the exons atgaaGATGGCTGAAACGGAGCGACGGACAAAGAATCAGTGGCTGAGTTCTGAACCATCTTCAACAGTCGAAATCAACGGTCACGATTTGTTCATCGCGGAACCAATGATAACCCATATTAATGGGAGTGAATTCTGTGCTCCTCAGCGTCAAAAAGATAACAATGCGTGCAATTTGAATCTAGGGATAGGAGAGAAGACTTTCTCTGCTGCCGGTGCCGCCTTTTTATCCGCCATTATCGTTAATCCTCTCGATGTTGTCAAG ACAAGGTTGCAAGCTCAAGCTGCCGGAGTACCTTATTCGCATCCACTAAGTAATCTTATTGGTCAAATGGCATATTTTGGACCGAACACG ATGTTTGCGGATTTAAGATGCTCACCATCATGCACACGTGCTGGAGTCCATGGTACAGTAGCAATTTGTCCTCCTGATTGTTTTCAATACAAAGGAACATTAGATGTCTTCAACAAGATAATTCGCCAGGTTGGTGTTGCAATAACCTTAA GAAATGTTCTGCAGGAGGGATTTTCTAGGTTGTGGAGAGGGACTAATGCAGGCCTGGCCTTGGCTGTACCAACT GTGGGAATCTATTTACCTTGCTATGATATATTCCGCAACTGGATGGAGGGGCTTGCAGCAGAACATATACCTATTGTGACTCCCTATGTTCCTTTGGTTGCTGGTTCATCGGCAAGATCAATAGCCTGCGCAACATGCTACCCTATTGAGCTTGCTAGAACACGCATGCAG GCAGTTAAGGACACTCAAATCCAAAAGAAGCCTCCTGGAGTTTTTAGTACCCTTCTTGGAGTCCTCTCCAATGTAAAGGGCACAAACCCTCAGAACAGTT CTCTAGGTTATCGTGTCTTATGGACTGGCATGGGAGCACAGCTTGCTCGTGATGTTCCTTTCTCTGGAATTTGTTGGTCAACCCTTGAACCT gcccgacaaatgcattccaaactaaatgggaccattcaggagtttgttagcaaggccttagatgcgtacatgaaagaacgggaaaatcaagatttcaaatattag
- the LOC105791132 gene encoding mitochondrial carrier protein MTM1 isoform X7: MKMAETERRTKNQWLSSEPSSTVEINGHDLFIAEPMITHINGSEFCAPQRQKDNNACNLNLGIGEKTFSAAGAAFLSAIIVNPLDVVKTRLQAQAAGVPYSHPLSNLIGQMAYFGPNTMFADLRCSPSCTRAGVHGTVAICPPDCFQYKGTLDVFNKIIRQVGVAITLRNVLQEGFSRLWRGTNAGLALAVPTVGIYLPCYDIFRNWMEGLAAEHIPIVTPYVPLVAGSSARSIACATCYPIELARTRMQAVKDTQIQKKPPGVFSTLLGVLSNVKGTNPQNSCYRVLWTGMGAQLARDVPFSGICWSTLEPARQMHSKLNGTIQEFVSKALDAYMKERENQDFKY, translated from the exons atgaaGATGGCTGAAACGGAGCGACGGACAAAGAATCAGTGGCTGAGTTCTGAACCATCTTCAACAGTCGAAATCAACGGTCACGATTTGTTCATCGCGGAACCAATGATAACCCATATTAATGGGAGTGAATTCTGTGCTCCTCAGCGTCAAAAAGATAACAATGCGTGCAATTTGAATCTAGGGATAGGAGAGAAGACTTTCTCTGCTGCCGGTGCCGCCTTTTTATCCGCCATTATCGTTAATCCTCTCGATGTTGTCAAG ACAAGGTTGCAAGCTCAAGCTGCCGGAGTACCTTATTCGCATCCACTAAGTAATCTTATTGGTCAAATGGCATATTTTGGACCGAACACG ATGTTTGCGGATTTAAGATGCTCACCATCATGCACACGTGCTGGAGTCCATGGTACAGTAGCAATTTGTCCTCCTGATTGTTTTCAATACAAAGGAACATTAGATGTCTTCAACAAGATAATTCGCCAGGTTGGTGTTGCAATAACCTTAA GAAATGTTCTGCAGGAGGGATTTTCTAGGTTGTGGAGAGGGACTAATGCAGGCCTGGCCTTGGCTGTACCAACT GTGGGAATCTATTTACCTTGCTATGATATATTCCGCAACTGGATGGAGGGGCTTGCAGCAGAACATATACCTATTGTGACTCCCTATGTTCCTTTGGTTGCTGGTTCATCGGCAAGATCAATAGCCTGCGCAACATGCTACCCTATTGAGCTTGCTAGAACACGCATGCAG GCAGTTAAGGACACTCAAATCCAAAAGAAGCCTCCTGGAGTTTTTAGTACCCTTCTTGGAGTCCTCTCCAATGTAAAGGGCACAAACCCTCAGAACAGTT GTTATCGTGTCTTATGGACTGGCATGGGAGCACAGCTTGCTCGTGATGTTCCTTTCTCTGGAATTTGTTGGTCAACCCTTGAACCT gcccgacaaatgcattccaaactaaatgggaccattcaggagtttgttagcaaggccttagatgcgtacatgaaagaacgggaaaatcaagatttcaaatattag
- the LOC105791132 gene encoding mitochondrial carrier protein MTM1 isoform X2 — translation MKMAETERRTKNQWLSSEPSSTVEINGHDLFIAEPMITHINGSEFCAPQRQKDNNACNLNLGIGEKTFSAAGAAFLSAIIVNPLDVVKTRLQAQAAGVPYSHPLSNLIGQMAYFGPNTMFADLRCSPSCTRAGVHGTVAICPPDCFQYKGTLDVFNKIIRQVGVAITLRNVLQEGFSRLWRGTNAGLALAVPTVGIYLPCYDIFRNWMEGLAAEHIPIVTPYVPLVAGSSARSIACATCYPIELARTRMQAVKDTQIQKKPPGVFSTLLGVLSNVKGTNPQNSCYRVLWTGMGAQLARDVPFSGICWSTLEPARQMHSKLNGTIQEFVSKALDAYMKERENQNFKYWESWSKKPNLVAKAHWISVTSINDSISAGDGSQAQILEGKAQ, via the exons atgaaGATGGCTGAAACGGAGCGACGGACAAAGAATCAGTGGCTGAGTTCTGAACCATCTTCAACAGTCGAAATCAACGGTCACGATTTGTTCATCGCGGAACCAATGATAACCCATATTAATGGGAGTGAATTCTGTGCTCCTCAGCGTCAAAAAGATAACAATGCGTGCAATTTGAATCTAGGGATAGGAGAGAAGACTTTCTCTGCTGCCGGTGCCGCCTTTTTATCCGCCATTATCGTTAATCCTCTCGATGTTGTCAAG ACAAGGTTGCAAGCTCAAGCTGCCGGAGTACCTTATTCGCATCCACTAAGTAATCTTATTGGTCAAATGGCATATTTTGGACCGAACACG ATGTTTGCGGATTTAAGATGCTCACCATCATGCACACGTGCTGGAGTCCATGGTACAGTAGCAATTTGTCCTCCTGATTGTTTTCAATACAAAGGAACATTAGATGTCTTCAACAAGATAATTCGCCAGGTTGGTGTTGCAATAACCTTAA GAAATGTTCTGCAGGAGGGATTTTCTAGGTTGTGGAGAGGGACTAATGCAGGCCTGGCCTTGGCTGTACCAACT GTGGGAATCTATTTACCTTGCTATGATATATTCCGCAACTGGATGGAGGGGCTTGCAGCAGAACATATACCTATTGTGACTCCCTATGTTCCTTTGGTTGCTGGTTCATCGGCAAGATCAATAGCCTGCGCAACATGCTACCCTATTGAGCTTGCTAGAACACGCATGCAG GCAGTTAAGGACACTCAAATCCAAAAGAAGCCTCCTGGAGTTTTTAGTACCCTTCTTGGAGTCCTCTCCAATGTAAAGGGCACAAACCCTCAGAACAGTT GTTATCGTGTCTTATGGACTGGCATGGGAGCACAGCTTGCTCGTGATGTTCCTTTCTCTGGAATTTGTTGGTCAACCCTTGAACCT gcccgacaaatgcattccaaactaaatgggaccattcaggagtttgttagcaaggccttagatgcgtacatgaaagaacgggaaaatcaaaatttcaaatattgggaatcttggtccaagaaaccaaatcttgtggccaaagcgca
- the LOC105791132 gene encoding mitochondrial carrier protein MTM1 isoform X1, whose translation MKMAETERRTKNQWLSSEPSSTVEINGHDLFIAEPMITHINGSEFCAPQRQKDNNACNLNLGIGEKTFSAAGAAFLSAIIVNPLDVVKTRLQAQAAGVPYSHPLSNLIGQMAYFGPNTMFADLRCSPSCTRAGVHGTVAICPPDCFQYKGTLDVFNKIIRQVGVAITLRNVLQEGFSRLWRGTNAGLALAVPTVGIYLPCYDIFRNWMEGLAAEHIPIVTPYVPLVAGSSARSIACATCYPIELARTRMQAVKDTQIQKKPPGVFSTLLGVLSNVKGTNPQNSSLGYRVLWTGMGAQLARDVPFSGICWSTLEPARQMHSKLNGTIQEFVSKALDAYMKERENQNFKYWESWSKKPNLVAKAHWISVTSINDSISAGDGSQAQILEGKAQ comes from the exons atgaaGATGGCTGAAACGGAGCGACGGACAAAGAATCAGTGGCTGAGTTCTGAACCATCTTCAACAGTCGAAATCAACGGTCACGATTTGTTCATCGCGGAACCAATGATAACCCATATTAATGGGAGTGAATTCTGTGCTCCTCAGCGTCAAAAAGATAACAATGCGTGCAATTTGAATCTAGGGATAGGAGAGAAGACTTTCTCTGCTGCCGGTGCCGCCTTTTTATCCGCCATTATCGTTAATCCTCTCGATGTTGTCAAG ACAAGGTTGCAAGCTCAAGCTGCCGGAGTACCTTATTCGCATCCACTAAGTAATCTTATTGGTCAAATGGCATATTTTGGACCGAACACG ATGTTTGCGGATTTAAGATGCTCACCATCATGCACACGTGCTGGAGTCCATGGTACAGTAGCAATTTGTCCTCCTGATTGTTTTCAATACAAAGGAACATTAGATGTCTTCAACAAGATAATTCGCCAGGTTGGTGTTGCAATAACCTTAA GAAATGTTCTGCAGGAGGGATTTTCTAGGTTGTGGAGAGGGACTAATGCAGGCCTGGCCTTGGCTGTACCAACT GTGGGAATCTATTTACCTTGCTATGATATATTCCGCAACTGGATGGAGGGGCTTGCAGCAGAACATATACCTATTGTGACTCCCTATGTTCCTTTGGTTGCTGGTTCATCGGCAAGATCAATAGCCTGCGCAACATGCTACCCTATTGAGCTTGCTAGAACACGCATGCAG GCAGTTAAGGACACTCAAATCCAAAAGAAGCCTCCTGGAGTTTTTAGTACCCTTCTTGGAGTCCTCTCCAATGTAAAGGGCACAAACCCTCAGAACAGTT CTCTAGGTTATCGTGTCTTATGGACTGGCATGGGAGCACAGCTTGCTCGTGATGTTCCTTTCTCTGGAATTTGTTGGTCAACCCTTGAACCT gcccgacaaatgcattccaaactaaatgggaccattcaggagtttgttagcaaggccttagatgcgtacatgaaagaacgggaaaatcaaaatttcaaatattgggaatcttggtccaagaaaccaaatcttgtggccaaagcgca
- the LOC105791132 gene encoding mitochondrial carrier protein MTM1 isoform X3, translated as MKMAETERRTKNQWLSSEPSSTVEINGHDLFIAEPMITHINGSEFCAPQRQKDNNACNLNLGIGEKTFSAAGAAFLSAIIVNPLDVVKTRLQAQAAGVPYSHPLSNLIGQMAYFGPNTMFADLRCSPSCTRAGVHGTVAICPPDCFQYKGTLDVFNKIIRQEGFSRLWRGTNAGLALAVPTVGIYLPCYDIFRNWMEGLAAEHIPIVTPYVPLVAGSSARSIACATCYPIELARTRMQAVKDTQIQKKPPGVFSTLLGVLSNVKGTNPQNSSLGYRVLWTGMGAQLARDVPFSGICWSTLEPARQMHSKLNGTIQEFVSKALDAYMKERENQNFKYWESWSKKPNLVAKAHWISVTSINDSISAGDGSQAQILEGKAQ; from the exons atgaaGATGGCTGAAACGGAGCGACGGACAAAGAATCAGTGGCTGAGTTCTGAACCATCTTCAACAGTCGAAATCAACGGTCACGATTTGTTCATCGCGGAACCAATGATAACCCATATTAATGGGAGTGAATTCTGTGCTCCTCAGCGTCAAAAAGATAACAATGCGTGCAATTTGAATCTAGGGATAGGAGAGAAGACTTTCTCTGCTGCCGGTGCCGCCTTTTTATCCGCCATTATCGTTAATCCTCTCGATGTTGTCAAG ACAAGGTTGCAAGCTCAAGCTGCCGGAGTACCTTATTCGCATCCACTAAGTAATCTTATTGGTCAAATGGCATATTTTGGACCGAACACG ATGTTTGCGGATTTAAGATGCTCACCATCATGCACACGTGCTGGAGTCCATGGTACAGTAGCAATTTGTCCTCCTGATTGTTTTCAATACAAAGGAACATTAGATGTCTTCAACAAGATAATTCGCCAG GAGGGATTTTCTAGGTTGTGGAGAGGGACTAATGCAGGCCTGGCCTTGGCTGTACCAACT GTGGGAATCTATTTACCTTGCTATGATATATTCCGCAACTGGATGGAGGGGCTTGCAGCAGAACATATACCTATTGTGACTCCCTATGTTCCTTTGGTTGCTGGTTCATCGGCAAGATCAATAGCCTGCGCAACATGCTACCCTATTGAGCTTGCTAGAACACGCATGCAG GCAGTTAAGGACACTCAAATCCAAAAGAAGCCTCCTGGAGTTTTTAGTACCCTTCTTGGAGTCCTCTCCAATGTAAAGGGCACAAACCCTCAGAACAGTT CTCTAGGTTATCGTGTCTTATGGACTGGCATGGGAGCACAGCTTGCTCGTGATGTTCCTTTCTCTGGAATTTGTTGGTCAACCCTTGAACCT gcccgacaaatgcattccaaactaaatgggaccattcaggagtttgttagcaaggccttagatgcgtacatgaaagaacgggaaaatcaaaatttcaaatattgggaatcttggtccaagaaaccaaatcttgtggccaaagcgca
- the LOC105791132 gene encoding mitochondrial carrier protein MTM1 isoform X9, with protein MKMAETERRTKNQWLSSEPSSTVEINGHDLFIAEPMITHINGSEFCAPQRQKDNNACNLNLGIGEKTFSAAGAAFLSAIIVNPLDVVKTRLQAQAAGVPYSHPLSNLIGQMAYFGPNTMFADLRCSPSCTRAGVHGTVAICPPDCFQYKGTLDVFNKIIRQVGVAITLRNVLQEGFSRLWRGTNAGLALAVPTVGIYLPCYDIFRNWMEGLAAEHIPIVTPYVPLVAGSSARSIACATCYPIELARTRMQAVKDTQIQKKPPGVFSTLLGVLSNVKGTNPQNSSLGYRVLWTGMGAQLARDVPFSGICWSTLEPIKGPTNAFQTKWDHSGVC; from the exons atgaaGATGGCTGAAACGGAGCGACGGACAAAGAATCAGTGGCTGAGTTCTGAACCATCTTCAACAGTCGAAATCAACGGTCACGATTTGTTCATCGCGGAACCAATGATAACCCATATTAATGGGAGTGAATTCTGTGCTCCTCAGCGTCAAAAAGATAACAATGCGTGCAATTTGAATCTAGGGATAGGAGAGAAGACTTTCTCTGCTGCCGGTGCCGCCTTTTTATCCGCCATTATCGTTAATCCTCTCGATGTTGTCAAG ACAAGGTTGCAAGCTCAAGCTGCCGGAGTACCTTATTCGCATCCACTAAGTAATCTTATTGGTCAAATGGCATATTTTGGACCGAACACG ATGTTTGCGGATTTAAGATGCTCACCATCATGCACACGTGCTGGAGTCCATGGTACAGTAGCAATTTGTCCTCCTGATTGTTTTCAATACAAAGGAACATTAGATGTCTTCAACAAGATAATTCGCCAGGTTGGTGTTGCAATAACCTTAA GAAATGTTCTGCAGGAGGGATTTTCTAGGTTGTGGAGAGGGACTAATGCAGGCCTGGCCTTGGCTGTACCAACT GTGGGAATCTATTTACCTTGCTATGATATATTCCGCAACTGGATGGAGGGGCTTGCAGCAGAACATATACCTATTGTGACTCCCTATGTTCCTTTGGTTGCTGGTTCATCGGCAAGATCAATAGCCTGCGCAACATGCTACCCTATTGAGCTTGCTAGAACACGCATGCAG GCAGTTAAGGACACTCAAATCCAAAAGAAGCCTCCTGGAGTTTTTAGTACCCTTCTTGGAGTCCTCTCCAATGTAAAGGGCACAAACCCTCAGAACAGTT CTCTAGGTTATCGTGTCTTATGGACTGGCATGGGAGCACAGCTTGCTCGTGATGTTCCTTTCTCTGGAATTTGTTGGTCAACCCTTGAACCT atcaaaggcccgacaaatgcattccaaactaaatgggaccattcaggagtttgttag